A stretch of Acidobacteriota bacterium DNA encodes these proteins:
- a CDS encoding metal-sensitive transcriptional regulator yields MLDAAQQQLLVTRLNRVEGQVRGIRRMVQEPRLCVEILQQLSAAEAALNRISLAVLRTHVEQCVPSGVEQGREEGQARLKELVDIFDRFS; encoded by the coding sequence ATGTTAGACGCGGCCCAGCAGCAACTTCTGGTGACTCGGCTCAACCGGGTCGAGGGGCAGGTACGCGGGATCCGGCGGATGGTGCAGGAGCCCCGTCTGTGTGTGGAGATCCTGCAGCAGCTCTCGGCGGCCGAGGCCGCTTTGAATCGAATCAGTCTGGCCGTCCTGCGGACGCACGTCGAACAGTGCGTCCCGTCGGGCGTCGAACAGGGCCGAGAAGAAGGCCAGGCCCGTTTGAAGGAACTGGTCGACATTTTCGACCGGTTCTCCTGA
- a CDS encoding DUF1684 domain-containing protein, which produces MRRTLIFALTAAAALAACTSGPQPMEDVSHDQDILAWRASKDAMFKSGADSPLLPGDQAAFTGLPYFPIDPAYRMPAVLNENRSPRLIIELPTSTTELRRMQRVGTLTFTLKGTTLTLTAFADEGERSITRLFVPFGDLTSGTETYKGGRYLELERTSTTLYDLDFNRAYHPFCVFNTSYVCPVPPRENRLAVAIQAGERLPSTAGR; this is translated from the coding sequence GTGCGTCGCACTCTGATTTTTGCCCTGACTGCGGCGGCCGCGCTGGCCGCCTGCACCTCCGGCCCGCAACCAATGGAAGACGTGTCGCACGATCAGGACATCCTCGCGTGGAGGGCCAGCAAGGATGCGATGTTCAAGTCGGGCGCGGACTCGCCGCTGCTGCCCGGTGACCAGGCCGCCTTCACCGGACTGCCCTACTTTCCGATCGACCCCGCGTATCGGATGCCGGCGGTGCTGAACGAAAACCGGTCGCCGCGACTCATCATCGAACTACCGACCTCCACCACCGAACTGCGGCGGATGCAGCGCGTGGGCACGCTGACGTTTACCCTGAAAGGCACCACCCTGACCCTGACCGCGTTCGCCGACGAGGGCGAACGTTCGATCACGCGACTGTTTGTGCCATTCGGCGATCTCACCAGCGGCACGGAAACGTACAAGGGCGGCCGCTACCTGGAACTCGAACGCACATCAACGACGCTGTACGATTTGGACTTCAACCGCGCGTATCACCCGTTCTGTGTCTTCAACACGTCGTACGTCTGTCCCGTGCCGCCGCGGGAAAATCGCCTGGCTGTGGCCATCCAGGCCGGCGAGCGTCTGCCCAGCACCGCGGGCCGTTGA
- a CDS encoding TetR/AcrR family transcriptional regulator: protein MARTLRMPRPPAPDADKRVLILDAATRVFAERGFFGAQVADIARRAGIAAGTVYLYFRSKDELLISVFDRTMQDAIREGRETLATIDDPTARLRRIAHLHLARLGSDRDLAVVFQVELRQSTKFMARLSTSRLRDYLGLIRDTIADGQARGAFRAQVPATLAAKVFFGALDEMATNWILSDRRYTLADDADAVVDVFLHGVSAS, encoded by the coding sequence ATGGCCCGCACCCTCCGCATGCCACGCCCACCCGCCCCCGACGCCGACAAACGCGTCCTCATCCTTGACGCCGCCACGCGCGTGTTCGCCGAGCGCGGGTTCTTCGGCGCACAGGTCGCCGACATCGCACGCCGGGCCGGAATCGCCGCCGGCACCGTCTACCTCTACTTCCGCAGCAAGGACGAACTGCTGATCAGCGTGTTCGATCGCACCATGCAGGACGCCATCCGCGAAGGCCGCGAGACCCTGGCGACCATCGACGACCCGACCGCCCGCTTGCGCCGCATCGCACACCTCCATCTCGCGCGCCTGGGAAGCGACCGCGACCTCGCGGTGGTGTTTCAGGTGGAGCTGCGGCAGTCCACGAAATTCATGGCGCGCCTCTCGACGTCGCGGCTGCGCGACTACCTCGGCCTCATTCGCGACACCATCGCCGACGGCCAGGCGCGCGGCGCCTTTCGCGCACAGGTCCCCGCCACGCTCGCCGCCAAAGTCTTCTTCGGCGCCCTCGACGAAATGGCCACCAACTGGATCCTCTCTGACCGCCGCTACACGCTGGCCGACGATGCGGATGCGGTGGTGGATGTGTTCCTGCACGGAGTGAGCGCATCATGA
- a CDS encoding alpha/beta fold hydrolase has translation MQLTIPGPAGPLEALLDVPPASAPLRAAVVFGHPHPSYGGTMHTRAVYHGAKGLVRAGCAVLRFNFRGVGASAGAFDQGRGEVDDYRAALNEMHDRFPGVPLWAAGFSFGSWIALETGASDPRVSALIAVAPPVTREGYDFTQTLESTKPKFFVQGELDELCPLKDLRAFYARCHEPKELVVVDGASHLFDGQGREVGDALEDLLGDFS, from the coding sequence ATGCAGCTGACGATTCCAGGTCCCGCCGGTCCGCTTGAAGCGTTGCTCGACGTGCCGCCCGCCTCCGCGCCGCTGCGCGCGGCCGTTGTGTTTGGACATCCACACCCGTCGTACGGCGGCACCATGCACACGCGCGCCGTCTATCACGGGGCCAAGGGCCTTGTGCGCGCCGGGTGTGCGGTGCTGCGGTTCAACTTCCGGGGTGTGGGCGCCAGCGCAGGCGCCTTCGATCAGGGGCGCGGCGAAGTGGATGACTACCGCGCAGCGCTCAACGAGATGCACGATCGATTTCCCGGCGTGCCGCTCTGGGCCGCGGGGTTTTCATTCGGCTCGTGGATTGCCCTCGAAACGGGAGCGAGTGACCCGCGCGTGTCGGCACTCATCGCCGTGGCGCCTCCAGTGACGCGCGAGGGATACGACTTCACGCAGACGCTCGAGAGCACGAAGCCGAAGTTTTTTGTGCAGGGCGAACTTGATGAACTGTGCCCGCTGAAGGACCTCCGCGCGTTTTACGCGCGCTGCCACGAGCCGAAGGAGCTGGTGGTGGTAGACGGTGCGTCGCATCTGTTTGATGGACAGGGTCGTGAAGTGGGAGACGCCCTCGAAGACCTGCTGGGAGACTTCTCATGA
- a CDS encoding PQQ-like beta-propeller repeat protein, with protein sequence MRNKLLIVLFAAGLAPALLASDWPESRGPSRDGTSPETNLPSRWSPAGENLAWTLPFGGRSTPVIHGNRLYLQTTTVGDVSVTQERLVAVEANSGRVLWEHKVPQFLSDVPQHRAAWASPAVDRQSGNIYMFTVSAELLALSPQGAVLWKRSLPEEYGAITTHGGRTTSPIIEGQMVILNTLLQGWGDLGRPGNRYFAFDKTTGQTIWVSAPQSRHYDTNYSSPIVADVNGMRQLIVGGTDGVFHGLKVNTGQPVWSLEVSKRAILNSPLFHNNTVYIAHGEENIDTTEMGMLAAVDATGKGVLTGAAIKWKTHGFMPTFASPVMDGSRLYGMDNGAILAAFDLATGKELWKKTLGTLQKGSPTLADGKLYVGTENGKFYILRPSATGVEVLDEDVLGSAGNPEPIVASPAVANGRVYVTSMERVYAIGPKQATTAGASPTAARPAASTAPIAAVQVFPYEALLNPGDKQSFVARLFDANGVFIREAKAGEVTWTTDQLAGTIGADGAFVAPGGGAAGYVKAAVAGADGPITGQARVRVIPALPWSYDFDGLKATPAWWTSNMKALPRELDGSGVLVRPRDDTVGRRTKLMMGRPEWSNYTVEADVRGLVMRRQRGDVGLINQRYVLMMFGNNQKIELQPWQAANEMTVSVEKFTWPVDTWYRMKLRVENRADGTTLVQGKVWPRDQAEPAAWTIEKVDRIPHRSGAPGLYGDGISDVFFDNFKVYRNQ encoded by the coding sequence ATGCGAAACAAACTTCTTATCGTGCTGTTCGCGGCGGGCCTTGCGCCCGCCCTGCTGGCGAGTGACTGGCCGGAATCGCGCGGCCCATCCCGTGACGGTACGTCGCCGGAGACCAACCTCCCCTCGCGATGGTCACCGGCCGGAGAGAACCTGGCCTGGACGCTGCCCTTCGGCGGCCGATCCACCCCAGTCATTCACGGCAACCGCCTGTATCTGCAGACCACAACGGTCGGCGACGTCTCCGTGACGCAGGAGCGCCTGGTGGCGGTGGAAGCCAACTCCGGACGCGTGCTCTGGGAGCATAAGGTGCCGCAGTTCCTGAGCGACGTGCCGCAACACCGCGCGGCGTGGGCTTCACCCGCGGTCGATCGGCAGAGCGGCAACATCTACATGTTTACCGTGTCCGCCGAACTCCTGGCGCTGTCGCCACAGGGCGCGGTCCTCTGGAAGCGGTCACTGCCCGAAGAGTACGGCGCCATCACCACGCACGGCGGCCGCACCACCTCCCCCATCATCGAAGGCCAGATGGTCATCCTCAACACCCTGCTGCAGGGATGGGGCGACCTGGGCCGTCCGGGCAACCGCTACTTCGCTTTCGACAAGACCACGGGCCAGACGATCTGGGTCAGCGCGCCGCAGTCGCGCCACTACGACACGAACTACTCGAGCCCGATCGTGGCCGACGTCAACGGCATGCGCCAGCTCATCGTCGGCGGCACGGACGGCGTGTTTCACGGTCTCAAGGTGAACACGGGCCAGCCGGTGTGGAGCCTTGAAGTGAGCAAGCGGGCCATTCTCAACAGCCCGTTGTTTCACAACAACACCGTGTACATCGCCCACGGGGAAGAGAACATCGATACGACAGAAATGGGGATGCTCGCAGCCGTTGATGCCACAGGCAAAGGCGTGCTAACCGGCGCAGCGATCAAGTGGAAGACCCATGGCTTCATGCCGACGTTTGCATCGCCGGTGATGGATGGCAGCCGTCTCTATGGGATGGACAACGGCGCGATTCTCGCGGCGTTCGATCTGGCCACGGGCAAGGAACTCTGGAAGAAGACGCTCGGGACTCTGCAGAAGGGATCACCGACGCTGGCTGACGGCAAGTTGTACGTCGGCACCGAGAACGGCAAGTTCTACATTCTGCGGCCGAGCGCCACGGGCGTCGAAGTGCTGGATGAAGACGTGCTCGGCTCGGCGGGAAACCCCGAACCCATCGTGGCGTCTCCTGCAGTGGCGAACGGCCGTGTGTATGTGACGTCGATGGAACGCGTGTACGCGATTGGACCGAAACAGGCAACTACCGCAGGCGCGTCACCAACGGCCGCGAGGCCTGCTGCTTCGACGGCTCCGATCGCAGCGGTGCAGGTGTTTCCGTACGAAGCGCTCCTCAACCCGGGTGACAAACAGTCTTTTGTCGCACGACTCTTTGATGCCAACGGTGTGTTCATTCGCGAAGCCAAGGCGGGCGAGGTGACGTGGACCACCGATCAGCTGGCGGGAACGATTGGCGCCGATGGCGCCTTCGTGGCGCCCGGTGGTGGCGCGGCGGGCTACGTCAAGGCGGCTGTGGCCGGCGCGGACGGCCCCATCACGGGACAGGCGAGAGTGCGCGTGATTCCCGCGCTGCCCTGGTCCTACGACTTCGACGGCCTCAAGGCGACGCCCGCGTGGTGGACGTCGAACATGAAGGCCCTCCCTCGTGAACTGGACGGCAGCGGCGTGCTGGTGCGTCCTCGCGACGACACCGTGGGCCGCCGTACGAAGCTGATGATGGGACGGCCCGAGTGGTCCAACTACACCGTGGAGGCCGACGTGCGCGGCCTCGTGATGCGCAGGCAGCGCGGTGACGTGGGCCTCATCAACCAGCGCTATGTGCTGATGATGTTCGGCAACAACCAGAAGATCGAGCTGCAGCCCTGGCAGGCCGCCAACGAGATGACGGTCAGCGTGGAGAAATTCACGTGGCCGGTGGACACGTGGTACCGGATGAAGCTCCGCGTCGAGAACCGGGCTGACGGCACCACGCTCGTGCAGGGCAAAGTCTGGCCCCGCGACCAGGCCGAGCCTGCGGCGTGGACCATCGAAAAGGTGGACCGCATTCCCCACCGCTCCGGTGCGCCCGGCCTGTACGGCGACGGCATCTCCGACGTGTTTTTCGACAACTTCAAGGTCTACAGGAATCAGTAG
- a CDS encoding acyl-CoA dehydrogenase family protein — protein sequence MTTTSAVRRGADWLLDSTAPQDVLTPERLSDEHRLMAKTAEEFVVKEILPALERLEQKDWTLARALVKRAGDLGLLGTDVPEAFGGIGLDKAAAVVVGEGMGGSASFSTTFGAQTGLAIIPILCFGSEAQQHKYLPRIVSGDIVGAYCLSEAGSGSDALGARAKAVRQPDGSWLLNGEKMWVTNGGFADLYIVFAKVDGEQFSAFIVERSFPGVLPGKEEHKMGLHGSSTAPLVLQDARVPAENLLGEVGKGHKIAFNVLNYGRLKLAGICSGAAKFVMRESTTYATTRRQFGQPIASFGAIRHKLAEMTVRTYGVESILYRTTGLIDEMIARAGHTPAAALAALEEFAIEASLLKVSGSEMLDFVLDENVQIHGGNGFVRDYPAERHYRDARVNRIFEGTNEINRLLVPGMLIKRALKGGVPIIAAAKRLQDELLTPQAGAATSGTAPADLIAGTVAGMKKTAIMVLGLAMQTYGTALEEQQEVLMLASDIMMDTFVAESSLLRAAQSAASGSPTAALQADAAAVLTHDAGLRADAAARTAIQAMTGGDTQRTMLAALRRLLKVTPVDTIAARRRLADAIVDRKGYIFA from the coding sequence ATGACCACAACATCTGCTGTTCGCCGGGGCGCCGACTGGCTGCTCGACTCCACCGCGCCACAAGACGTGCTGACGCCGGAACGCCTGTCCGACGAACACCGACTCATGGCGAAAACCGCCGAAGAGTTTGTCGTGAAAGAGATTCTGCCGGCCCTTGAGCGGCTTGAGCAGAAAGACTGGACGCTGGCCAGGGCGCTGGTGAAACGCGCCGGTGACCTTGGGCTGCTCGGCACGGATGTGCCCGAAGCGTTCGGCGGCATCGGCCTCGACAAGGCCGCGGCAGTGGTGGTGGGTGAAGGCATGGGCGGCAGCGCGTCGTTCTCCACCACGTTCGGCGCCCAGACGGGCCTCGCGATCATCCCCATCCTGTGTTTCGGCAGCGAGGCGCAACAGCACAAGTACCTCCCCCGCATCGTCTCGGGCGACATTGTCGGTGCCTACTGTCTGAGTGAAGCGGGGTCGGGGTCGGATGCGCTCGGGGCTCGCGCGAAGGCCGTGCGCCAGCCAGACGGCTCGTGGCTGCTGAACGGCGAGAAGATGTGGGTCACCAACGGCGGCTTTGCCGATCTCTACATCGTGTTTGCCAAAGTGGATGGCGAACAGTTCTCCGCGTTCATCGTGGAGCGCTCGTTTCCCGGCGTGTTGCCCGGTAAGGAAGAACACAAGATGGGCCTGCACGGCTCGTCCACGGCTCCCCTGGTGCTGCAGGACGCGCGCGTACCGGCAGAGAACCTGCTCGGCGAAGTGGGCAAGGGCCACAAGATCGCGTTCAACGTTCTCAATTACGGGCGGCTGAAACTTGCCGGCATCTGCAGCGGCGCGGCGAAATTTGTGATGCGCGAGTCGACGACCTATGCCACGACGCGACGCCAGTTCGGACAACCCATCGCCTCGTTTGGCGCCATCCGCCACAAACTCGCCGAGATGACCGTGCGCACGTACGGCGTGGAGAGCATTCTGTATCGCACGACGGGCCTCATCGACGAGATGATCGCGCGCGCGGGTCACACGCCGGCCGCGGCGCTGGCCGCGCTTGAGGAGTTTGCGATCGAGGCGTCGCTCCTGAAAGTGTCCGGCAGCGAGATGCTTGATTTCGTCCTTGATGAAAACGTGCAAATTCATGGCGGCAACGGATTCGTGCGTGACTACCCGGCTGAACGTCACTACCGCGACGCCAGGGTGAATCGTATTTTCGAAGGCACCAACGAGATCAATCGGCTCCTGGTGCCCGGCATGCTCATCAAACGCGCGCTCAAGGGCGGCGTGCCGATCATTGCGGCGGCCAAGCGGTTGCAGGATGAACTGCTCACGCCCCAGGCTGGCGCGGCCACGAGCGGTACTGCGCCCGCCGACCTGATCGCCGGAACTGTGGCCGGCATGAAAAAGACGGCCATCATGGTGCTGGGCCTGGCGATGCAGACCTATGGCACGGCGCTCGAAGAACAACAGGAAGTGCTGATGCTGGCCTCGGACATCATGATGGACACGTTCGTGGCCGAGAGCTCGCTGCTGCGGGCCGCACAATCGGCCGCGTCAGGATCGCCGACAGCCGCGCTCCAGGCGGATGCGGCGGCCGTGCTCACGCACGACGCCGGCCTGCGCGCGGACGCTGCGGCGCGAACCGCCATCCAGGCCATGACCGGCGGCGACACGCAGCGCACGATGCTGGCGGCGCTGCGGCGACTGCTCAAGGTCACGCCGGTGGACACGATCGCGGCGCGCCGCCGGCTCGCCGACGCGATCGTCGATCGGAAGGGGTACATCTTCGCCTGA
- a CDS encoding alpha/beta hydrolase: MPLDSLPIVIIPGIQGRWEWMRPAIDALARRSPLGEGGVWTFSLNDEDGTGDPFEQWMATINRLIDRAGGAPVVLVGVSFGGLVAARFAARYPNRVGALVLVSSPSPQMRLGPLDRDMVKSPITKLPLFAIRGVRRLAPEIFAAKPTWRGRVAFTAEYVWQVLTHPASPRKMARWVHAWQATDIASECARITAPTHLITGEPKLDRVVPVQSTLHYLTLIPGSTFSRLSRTGHIGVVSRPDDFSVLVHEFLDATDCEAMRQCS; encoded by the coding sequence ATGCCCCTCGATTCGCTTCCAATCGTGATCATTCCCGGCATTCAAGGCCGATGGGAATGGATGCGCCCGGCGATTGACGCGCTGGCCCGGCGGAGCCCATTGGGCGAAGGTGGCGTGTGGACCTTTTCGCTCAACGACGAAGACGGCACCGGCGATCCGTTCGAGCAGTGGATGGCCACGATCAATCGGTTGATTGACCGCGCAGGAGGCGCACCCGTCGTGCTCGTCGGCGTGTCGTTCGGCGGGTTGGTGGCGGCGCGCTTCGCCGCACGGTATCCGAATCGCGTCGGCGCCCTGGTGCTGGTCTCATCGCCATCGCCCCAGATGCGGCTTGGCCCACTCGATCGAGACATGGTGAAGAGCCCCATCACGAAACTGCCGCTGTTTGCGATTCGTGGGGTGCGGCGACTGGCGCCCGAGATTTTCGCGGCGAAACCCACGTGGCGCGGGCGCGTCGCGTTCACCGCCGAGTACGTCTGGCAGGTGCTGACCCATCCGGCGTCCCCGCGGAAGATGGCGCGATGGGTGCACGCCTGGCAGGCGACGGACATCGCGTCCGAGTGCGCACGCATCACGGCGCCCACACATCTCATCACCGGCGAGCCCAAGCTCGATCGCGTGGTGCCGGTGCAGAGCACGCTGCACTATCTGACCCTGATTCCCGGCTCGACGTTTTCACGACTCTCGCGGACCGGCCATATCGGCGTGGTCTCTCGGCCCGACGATTTTTCCGTTCTCGTACATGAGTTCCTCGATGCAACTGATTGTGAGGCCATGAGGCAATGCAGCTGA
- a CDS encoding enoyl-CoA hydratase/isomerase family protein: MTHRLRSAAVLGAGTMGAQIAAHLANAGIPVHLLDVTAEAAAAGLARARGLKPDPFFVPDNAALIHTGSLDDLSPLATVDWILEAVIENLGVKQALAERIDAVRAPHAVVSSNTSGIPLALVAEGRSEGFRRHWTGTHFFNPPRYLRLVELIATADTDPAVTARVRGWLDDLLGKGVVEAKDTPAFIANHLGLFGVVRLLDAVADGSVSIEEVDAMTGPIIGRPKSATFRTVDIAGLDILAKVAHDLSVRLPQEEDRRAFVPPPFVAAMLERGLLGDKTGQGFYKKTRTAGATEILTLDPASLTYREKQSVRLPELDAARGTTDTGARTRDLFLGKHKTGDLLRRTLGPTLLYAARIADDIAHDINDIDRAMRWGFGWDLGPFELWDAIGVDNVLAACGVTERPAMLQGRARFREGRLPAAAPDLLILQSARDRGAIVATNEGASLIDVGDGCLCVEFHSKMNAIGGDSIAMLQAGVREAEANFEALVVGNDAPNFSAGANLMLLLLEAQEGNWDEVDLMIRAFQGATMALKTAAVPVVIAPGGLTLGGGCELSLHGDRVQAAAETYMGLVEVGVGLIPAGGGTKEMMLRQPDAQVAFETIGFGKVSTSGPDAKRLGYLQKSDGISMNRERLITDAKAVALGLARAGYQAPARRAAIPVGGPTAFATLSLGVHLAWRAGRLSDHDVVIGRKLAWILTGGNVPHATTLSEDQILDLEREAFLSLCGEPKTLERIAYTLKTGKTLRN; the protein is encoded by the coding sequence ATGACGCACCGCCTTCGTTCCGCAGCGGTCCTTGGCGCGGGCACGATGGGTGCGCAGATTGCGGCGCACCTGGCCAATGCCGGCATCCCCGTTCACCTCCTTGATGTGACCGCTGAAGCGGCCGCCGCCGGCCTGGCGCGGGCACGCGGGCTCAAGCCCGATCCGTTTTTTGTGCCAGACAATGCGGCACTCATCCACACCGGCAGCCTGGATGACCTGTCACCGCTCGCCACCGTCGACTGGATTCTCGAAGCCGTCATCGAGAACCTTGGCGTCAAACAGGCCCTGGCCGAGCGCATCGATGCCGTGCGCGCGCCACACGCCGTGGTCTCGTCCAACACGTCGGGTATTCCGCTGGCACTGGTCGCAGAGGGACGCTCGGAAGGATTCAGGCGCCACTGGACGGGCACACACTTCTTCAACCCGCCCCGATACCTGCGGCTGGTGGAACTCATCGCCACCGCCGACACCGACCCGGCAGTCACGGCGCGCGTGCGCGGCTGGCTTGATGACCTGCTGGGCAAAGGCGTCGTTGAGGCGAAAGACACGCCGGCCTTCATCGCCAATCACCTCGGCCTCTTCGGCGTCGTGCGGTTGCTCGATGCCGTGGCCGACGGCAGTGTGTCGATTGAAGAAGTGGACGCCATGACCGGACCGATCATCGGCCGGCCCAAGAGTGCCACGTTCCGCACCGTGGATATCGCGGGCCTCGATATCCTCGCCAAGGTTGCGCACGATCTGTCGGTGCGCCTTCCCCAGGAGGAAGACCGCCGCGCGTTTGTGCCGCCACCGTTTGTGGCCGCCATGCTCGAGCGCGGACTGCTGGGCGACAAGACGGGTCAGGGCTTCTACAAAAAGACGCGCACCGCGGGCGCCACTGAGATTCTGACTCTCGACCCCGCGTCATTGACGTATCGCGAGAAACAGTCCGTGCGCCTCCCGGAGTTGGACGCCGCACGTGGCACCACGGACACCGGCGCCCGCACCCGCGATCTCTTCCTGGGCAAACACAAGACCGGCGACCTCCTGCGACGCACGCTCGGACCGACGCTGCTCTACGCCGCGCGAATCGCGGACGACATTGCGCACGACATCAACGACATTGATCGCGCCATGCGCTGGGGTTTCGGCTGGGACCTCGGCCCATTCGAATTGTGGGACGCGATTGGCGTGGACAACGTGTTGGCCGCCTGCGGCGTGACCGAACGCCCCGCGATGCTGCAGGGGCGCGCGCGGTTCCGCGAAGGCCGGCTCCCCGCCGCGGCACCTGACCTGCTGATTCTTCAATCCGCGCGTGATCGAGGCGCCATCGTCGCGACCAACGAAGGCGCGAGCCTGATCGACGTGGGCGACGGATGCCTCTGCGTGGAGTTCCACTCCAAGATGAACGCCATCGGTGGCGACTCGATCGCCATGCTGCAGGCGGGCGTGCGCGAGGCGGAGGCCAACTTTGAGGCCCTGGTGGTGGGCAACGACGCGCCGAACTTCTCGGCCGGCGCCAACCTGATGTTGCTCCTGCTCGAGGCCCAGGAAGGCAACTGGGACGAGGTGGACCTGATGATCCGCGCCTTCCAGGGCGCGACGATGGCGCTCAAGACGGCGGCGGTGCCCGTGGTCATCGCGCCAGGCGGCCTGACGCTTGGTGGCGGATGCGAACTGAGCCTGCACGGCGACCGCGTACAGGCGGCAGCCGAAACCTACATGGGCCTGGTCGAGGTGGGCGTCGGCCTGATCCCCGCGGGCGGCGGCACGAAAGAGATGATGCTGCGACAACCTGACGCGCAAGTGGCGTTTGAGACCATCGGCTTCGGCAAGGTCTCAACGAGTGGCCCGGATGCGAAGCGGCTTGGGTATTTGCAGAAATCTGACGGCATCTCGATGAACCGCGAACGGCTCATCACCGATGCAAAAGCCGTCGCTCTGGGTCTGGCGCGCGCGGGCTACCAGGCGCCGGCGCGGCGCGCCGCAATCCCGGTGGGCGGCCCCACGGCGTTTGCGACGTTGTCACTTGGCGTTCACCTCGCCTGGCGCGCCGGCCGGCTCAGCGATCACGACGTGGTCATCGGCCGCAAACTCGCGTGGATCCTGACGGGCGGCAACGTCCCGCACGCAACCACTCTTTCAGAAGATCAAATCCTCGACCTTGAACGTGAGGCCTTCCTGAGCTTGTGCGGAGAGCCCAAGACGCTCGAACGGATCGCGTACACGTTGAAAACCGGGAAGACGTTGAGAAACTAG
- a CDS encoding PQQ-binding-like beta-propeller repeat protein, with protein MKKLSLVVLCALVATTASSGAGKGVTEWHMWGGSPDRNMVSDATGMPSTWDVKTGENIKWVAALGSQSYGNPVVAGGVVLVGTNNEATRDPKQAGDRGVLMAFRESTGEFLWQATYEKLTSGRANDWPFQGIASSPLVIGEIAYFVSNRGVVVAADIQGFHDNENDGEFKTETLTGKHDPDVVWQYDMMEEVGAFPHNLANSSPNFYQNLLYVSTGNGQDESHVNIPSPNAPAIIALDRTTGKLVWEDASPGDKVLHGQWSTPTVGTIGGVVQVVHGQGDGWIRGYEALSGKKLWEFDSNPKDSVWPKTRNEIIATPVIYENVVYVANGQDPEHGEGVGHLYAIDGTKRGDITDSGRLWHYTDIRRTISTPAIKDGLLYYPDFSGFFHCIDLKTGKQIWKHDMFAAMWSSPMIVDGKVYLGDEDGDITVFQHGREKKVLNEVNMGSSVYSTVVTSNGAMFVMTRNNLFAIQQGAKRN; from the coding sequence ATGAAGAAACTTTCGCTCGTCGTGTTGTGTGCGTTGGTGGCCACCACTGCGTCGTCTGGGGCCGGCAAAGGTGTGACCGAGTGGCACATGTGGGGCGGGTCACCCGACCGCAACATGGTGTCGGACGCCACCGGGATGCCTTCGACCTGGGACGTGAAGACGGGAGAGAACATCAAGTGGGTGGCCGCGCTCGGCTCCCAGAGTTACGGCAACCCCGTGGTGGCGGGCGGCGTGGTGCTTGTGGGCACGAACAACGAAGCCACACGCGACCCCAAACAAGCCGGCGACCGAGGCGTGCTGATGGCCTTCCGCGAATCAACGGGCGAGTTCCTGTGGCAGGCCACCTACGAAAAGCTGACGTCGGGGCGCGCAAACGACTGGCCCTTCCAGGGCATCGCGTCGTCGCCGCTCGTGATCGGCGAGATCGCGTATTTCGTGTCCAACCGCGGCGTGGTCGTTGCCGCCGACATTCAGGGCTTCCACGACAACGAAAACGACGGCGAGTTCAAGACCGAGACACTCACCGGCAAACACGACCCGGACGTGGTCTGGCAGTACGACATGATGGAAGAGGTCGGCGCCTTCCCGCACAACCTTGCCAACTCGTCGCCGAATTTCTATCAGAACCTGCTGTATGTCTCGACCGGCAACGGCCAGGACGAAAGCCATGTGAACATCCCGTCGCCGAACGCGCCGGCCATCATCGCGCTCGATCGCACGACTGGAAAACTGGTGTGGGAGGACGCATCGCCGGGCGACAAGGTCCTGCACGGCCAGTGGTCCACGCCCACGGTGGGCACCATCGGCGGCGTCGTGCAGGTGGTGCACGGGCAGGGCGATGGCTGGATCCGCGGCTACGAAGCCCTGTCGGGCAAAAAATTGTGGGAGTTCGACTCCAACCCGAAAGACTCCGTCTGGCCGAAGACGCGCAACGAAATCATCGCCACGCCGGTGATCTACGAAAACGTGGTGTACGTCGCGAATGGCCAGGACCCCGAGCACGGTGAAGGCGTGGGGCACCTGTACGCCATCGATGGCACCAAGCGCGGTGACATCACGGACTCGGGCCGCCTCTGGCACTACACCGATATTCGCCGGACGATTTCGACGCCGGCGATCAAGGACGGGCTGCTCTACTACCCCGACTTCAGTGGATTCTTCCACTGCATCGATCTCAAGACCGGCAAGCAGATCTGGAAACACGACATGTTCGCCGCGATGTGGAGCTCACCGATGATCGTGGACGGCAAGGTCTACCTGGGTGACGAAGACGGCGACATCACCGTCTTCCAGCACGGCCGCGAGAAGAAAGTGCTCAACGAAGTGAACATGGGCAGTTCCGTCTACTCCACGGTCGTCACCTCCAACGGCGCGATGTTCGTGATGACACGCAATAACTTGTTCGCGATTCAGCAGGGCGCGAAACGCAATTAG